In one window of Arachis ipaensis cultivar K30076 chromosome B06, Araip1.1, whole genome shotgun sequence DNA:
- the LOC107645422 gene encoding zinc finger CCCH domain-containing protein 14: MDTRKRGRPEFGFNVNGGLKKNKQELDSLSTGVGSKSKPCTKFFSTAGCPFGEGCHFLHYVPGGYNAVAQMMNLAPAAPQASRNIAAPPPPVPNGSAQSSVKTRICNKFNSAEGCKFGDKCHFAHGEWELGKPIAHFDDHRAMGPPPVGRMAGPGRMEPPPGPATSFGANATAKISVEASLAGAIIGKGGVNSKQICRQTGAKLSIREHESDPNLRNIELEGSFEQIKEASNMVKELLLTLQMSAPPKSNQGAPGSAAPGSNYKTKLCENFSKGSCTFGDRCHFAHGAAELRKGV; the protein is encoded by the exons AATTGGACTCCTTATCAACTGGTGTAGGAAGCAAATCGAAGCCATGTACCAAGTTTTTCAG TACTGCTGGCTGCCCATTTGGTGAGGGCTGCCACTTCTTGCACTATGTACCTGGTGGCTACAATGCTGTTGCCCAAATGATGAATCTGGCACCTGCTGCACCTCAAGCATCTAGAAACATTGCAGCCCCACCACCACCTGTCCCTAATGGATCTGCACAGTCTTCTGTCAAAACCCGCATATGCAACAAGTTTAATTCTGCTGAAGGCTGTAAATTTGGTGATAAATGTCATTTTGCCCACGGTGAATGGGAACTTGGCAAGCCTATTGCTCATTTTGATGATCATCGTGCCATGGGTCCCCCTCCAGTAGGTCGCATGGCTGGTCCTGGTCGAATGGAGCCGCCCCCTGGTCCTGCCACTAGCTTTGGTGCCAATGCTACAGCCAAGATCAGTGTAGAAGCTTCCCTTGCCGGAGCTATCATTGGGAAGGGTGGTGTAAACTCGAAGCAGATATGTCGCCAAACAGGAGCCAAACTTTCGATTCGAGAGCACGAATCGGATCCAAATCTCAGAAACATAGAACTCGAGGGAAGTTTCGAACAAATTAAGGAGGCGAGCAACATGGTAAAGGAATTACTTTTGACCTTGCAGATGTCTGCGCCCCCTAAATCGAACCAAGGTGCCCCGGGGTCGGCCGCTCCTGGAAGCAACTACAAGACCAAGCTGTGTGAGAATTTTTCAAAAGGATCTTGCACTTTTGGGGACAGATGTCACTTTGCACACGGTGCTGCGGAGTTGCGTAAAGGTGTATGA